In Candidatus Sericytochromatia bacterium, a genomic segment contains:
- a CDS encoding S8 family peptidase: MSVRLVPWLLLAATLVACGHPTPGVRWREGQPLLARQRATPEVLFVKLKPDAAQVAGTRLAAAHGLRELAGEQPLLAKMGWRAWRRQAGTPEPAQLRARLQADPAVAEVAFDEAIALVPEAPRPPAAPAFGPAATGPDPLAPRQWAVAKLQLEAAHRITTSSPRVMLAILDSGVDWTHPDLATADGLSRVVKGRDTLKHNDEPHDGHGHGTHAAGIAAASANNGVGVVGVAPNCRILAEKVVSDYGYGDVASVAAGIVHAVDQGAQVLSMSLGSPTPNPVVRDAVLYAQGKGAVLVAAMGNSGHEDILYPAAFPGVIAVGATRSDDTRASFSSFGDWISVAAPGDNIVSTVPSHASMHPVRDYGWMSGTSMATPHVAGLAALLRDLHPDWTFEQVKQRIEQTATPLGGSAFNKYFGHGRIDVYRAVKS; encoded by the coding sequence GTGTCCGTTCGTCTGGTTCCGTGGCTGCTGCTGGCTGCCACGCTGGTGGCTTGCGGCCATCCCACGCCCGGCGTGCGCTGGCGGGAGGGGCAGCCCCTGCTCGCCCGGCAGCGAGCCACCCCCGAAGTCTTGTTCGTGAAGCTGAAGCCCGATGCGGCTCAGGTCGCGGGCACCCGCTTGGCGGCCGCCCATGGCCTGCGAGAACTGGCTGGCGAGCAGCCCCTGCTCGCCAAAATGGGCTGGCGTGCTTGGCGTCGGCAGGCCGGGACGCCTGAGCCTGCGCAACTGCGGGCCCGCCTGCAGGCCGACCCGGCGGTGGCCGAAGTGGCCTTCGACGAGGCGATCGCCCTGGTGCCGGAGGCGCCGCGACCGCCGGCTGCTCCAGCCTTTGGGCCGGCCGCGACGGGCCCTGACCCGTTGGCCCCTCGCCAGTGGGCCGTGGCCAAGCTGCAACTGGAAGCGGCCCACCGCATCACCACGAGCAGCCCCCGGGTGATGCTGGCGATTCTCGATTCCGGGGTGGACTGGACGCACCCTGACCTGGCGACGGCCGATGGCCTTTCCCGGGTCGTGAAAGGACGGGACACCCTCAAGCACAACGATGAACCGCACGATGGCCACGGGCACGGGACCCACGCGGCCGGCATCGCGGCGGCCAGCGCCAACAATGGGGTGGGCGTGGTCGGGGTGGCTCCGAATTGTCGCATTCTGGCCGAGAAGGTGGTCTCCGACTACGGGTACGGCGACGTGGCCAGCGTGGCGGCCGGCATCGTCCATGCGGTCGACCAGGGGGCGCAGGTGCTGAGCATGAGCCTGGGGTCGCCCACCCCGAACCCGGTCGTGCGCGACGCCGTGCTGTACGCACAGGGCAAGGGTGCGGTGCTGGTGGCGGCCATGGGCAACAGTGGCCACGAGGACATCCTCTATCCGGCCGCCTTTCCGGGCGTGATCGCGGTCGGGGCGACTCGCTCTGACGACACGCGGGCTTCCTTTTCCTCCTTCGGCGACTGGATCTCGGTGGCCGCCCCAGGCGACAACATCGTTTCGACCGTGCCGAGCCACGCCAGCATGCACCCGGTGCGCGATTACGGCTGGATGAGCGGCACCTCCATGGCCACCCCGCATGTGGCCGGCCTGGCGGCCTTGCTGCGTGATCTGCATCCGGATTGGACCTTCGAGCAAGTCAAGCAACGGATCGAACAGACGGCCACCCCGCTGGGCGGTTCGGCATTCAACAAGTACTTCGGCCACGGCCGGATCGACGTGTATCGCGCCGTCAAGTCCTGA
- the ppc gene encoding phosphoenolpyruvate carboxylase, with translation MQLTPWENERKHQPLREDIRYLGNLLGQVLREQAGPEVYAREEELRLGFKQLRATPDDQALRARLEAAIAELDTATAAQVLRAFTLYFQLVNLAEQHHRVRRIRQRGQEAEAPAPAGSLDAVIGGLVGQGVSPAALQALLNQLSIAPVLTAHPTEALRRTVLEKLHGLSHALTARDSGVLEPAERRRLDARIAAEIECLWQTDEVHHRAPSVLDEVRHGLYYLDEVLFDAAPRVWQSLEEALAHHYPQASWTVPPFLRFGSWMGGDRDGNPYVTAETTYEALLMAHKRLLRRHLAQAERLSADLSQSTHWVGVSDTLTESLRADAQRFPEVVREAQERNPAEPYRQKLAVIQHRLQRTRACWPDTLAAAQAFKASPDEAGYPDAQSLLQELALLQASLVEQRGARIAHDRLDTWRRQLAMFGFHGARLDFRQHSEVHRAALADVVDTLRLLERPFATLSEAEATAWVLGELAGHRPLVPEDLTDFAPATQEVLRTFRAIATARRTFGPAAIGSFIVSMTTCPLDVLLVLLFAREVGLFRAEAGGRVRSGLQVVPLFETVADLRAAPRILAALLEVPVFRAHLRAFDDVQEVMLGYSDSNKDGGILTSAWELYQAQQAIWAVARPAGVSLRLFHGRGGSVGRGGGPSHLAILAQPPGTVAGRLKLTEQGEVISQKYGLDSLARRNLELVTSAVIEASLRPELHAAAPQEVARWEAVLADLSRRALVAYRGWVYDDPDFLDFLQQVTPLSVLAGLQLGSRPAKRRASLRIEDLRAIPWVFAWTQTRMILPGWLGVGTALEGFCLADPQRNPEVLATMARQFPFFRVLLSNVAMTLAKADPAIASRYVSGLAGDEARLQRLWDALQAEYHRSVRLVTQVLGHEALLADDPTLRRSIAVRNPYVDPINYLQVDLLRRHRASGEALDPALRDALKLSVSGIAAGLKNTG, from the coding sequence ATGCAACTGACCCCCTGGGAAAACGAACGCAAGCATCAGCCCTTGCGTGAGGACATTCGCTACCTTGGAAACCTGCTGGGGCAGGTTCTGCGGGAGCAGGCGGGTCCCGAAGTGTATGCACGCGAAGAGGAACTTCGCCTCGGCTTCAAGCAGCTGCGCGCCACGCCGGACGACCAGGCCCTGCGGGCGCGCCTCGAAGCGGCGATCGCCGAACTCGACACGGCCACGGCGGCTCAGGTGCTGCGTGCCTTCACGCTCTACTTCCAGCTGGTCAATCTGGCTGAGCAGCACCATCGCGTGCGTCGCATCCGGCAGCGGGGGCAGGAGGCAGAGGCGCCGGCGCCTGCAGGTTCGCTGGACGCGGTGATCGGGGGCCTGGTCGGGCAGGGGGTTTCTCCCGCTGCCCTGCAGGCCTTGCTGAATCAGCTGAGCATCGCGCCGGTCCTGACGGCGCATCCCACCGAAGCCTTGCGGCGCACCGTGCTGGAAAAGCTGCATGGCCTCTCTCACGCGCTGACCGCCCGGGACAGTGGCGTGCTCGAACCGGCCGAGCGGCGGCGCCTGGATGCCCGCATTGCTGCCGAGATTGAATGCCTCTGGCAGACGGACGAGGTCCATCACCGGGCGCCCAGCGTCCTCGATGAGGTGCGCCATGGCCTGTATTACCTGGACGAGGTGCTGTTCGATGCGGCCCCGCGCGTCTGGCAATCCCTGGAAGAGGCGCTCGCGCATCACTATCCGCAGGCCAGCTGGACCGTGCCCCCCTTCCTGCGCTTTGGCTCGTGGATGGGCGGCGATCGCGACGGCAATCCCTACGTCACAGCCGAGACGACCTATGAGGCCCTGCTGATGGCGCACAAGCGCCTGCTGCGCCGCCACCTGGCCCAGGCGGAGCGATTGTCGGCCGACCTCAGTCAGAGCACTCACTGGGTGGGCGTGTCGGACACCCTGACGGAGAGCCTGCGGGCGGACGCCCAGCGCTTTCCCGAGGTGGTGCGTGAGGCTCAGGAGCGCAACCCGGCCGAGCCGTACCGTCAGAAACTGGCGGTGATCCAGCATCGGCTGCAGCGCACTCGCGCCTGCTGGCCCGACACGCTGGCCGCTGCGCAGGCCTTCAAGGCCTCCCCGGATGAGGCGGGATACCCCGATGCGCAGAGCCTGCTCCAGGAACTGGCCCTGCTCCAGGCCAGCCTGGTGGAGCAACGGGGGGCGCGCATCGCGCACGATCGGCTCGACACCTGGCGTCGCCAGCTGGCCATGTTCGGCTTTCACGGGGCGCGCCTGGATTTCCGTCAGCACAGCGAGGTGCATCGCGCCGCCCTGGCCGACGTGGTGGACACGCTGCGCTTGCTGGAACGCCCGTTCGCGACGCTGTCGGAAGCGGAGGCCACCGCCTGGGTGCTGGGCGAACTCGCCGGGCATCGTCCACTGGTGCCCGAGGACCTGACGGATTTCGCGCCGGCCACCCAGGAGGTTTTGCGCACCTTCCGGGCGATCGCCACGGCGCGCCGCACCTTCGGTCCCGCGGCGATTGGCAGCTTCATCGTCAGCATGACGACATGTCCGCTGGATGTGCTGCTGGTGTTGCTGTTCGCGCGCGAGGTGGGGCTTTTCCGCGCCGAAGCCGGTGGTCGCGTGCGCAGTGGGCTGCAGGTGGTACCGCTGTTCGAGACGGTGGCCGACCTGCGCGCGGCCCCGCGCATCCTGGCGGCCTTGCTGGAAGTGCCCGTCTTCCGTGCCCACCTGCGTGCGTTCGACGACGTGCAGGAGGTCATGCTGGGCTACAGCGACTCCAACAAGGACGGGGGCATCTTGACCTCAGCCTGGGAGCTGTACCAGGCCCAGCAGGCCATCTGGGCGGTGGCCCGGCCGGCCGGCGTCTCGCTGCGCCTGTTTCACGGCCGTGGTGGCTCGGTGGGTCGTGGCGGCGGTCCCTCCCACCTGGCGATCCTGGCGCAGCCACCTGGCACGGTGGCCGGTCGCCTCAAGCTGACGGAGCAGGGCGAGGTGATCAGCCAGAAGTACGGCCTCGATAGCCTGGCCCGGCGCAACCTGGAACTGGTCACCTCGGCCGTGATCGAGGCCTCGCTGCGTCCTGAGCTGCACGCGGCGGCACCGCAGGAGGTCGCCCGCTGGGAGGCCGTCCTGGCCGATCTCAGCCGGCGGGCCTTGGTGGCCTACCGCGGCTGGGTCTACGACGACCCTGACTTCCTTGACTTCCTGCAGCAGGTCACGCCCCTGTCCGTGCTGGCGGGGCTTCAGCTGGGTTCCCGTCCCGCCAAGCGACGCGCCTCGTTGCGCATCGAGGATCTGCGGGCGATTCCCTGGGTGTTTGCCTGGACCCAGACGCGCATGATCCTGCCTGGCTGGCTGGGCGTCGGTACGGCGCTGGAGGGCTTCTGCCTGGCGGATCCGCAGCGCAACCCCGAGGTGCTCGCCACCATGGCGCGTCAGTTCCCGTTTTTCCGGGTGCTGCTCTCGAATGTGGCCATGACCCTCGCCAAGGCCGACCCGGCGATCGCCTCGCGCTACGTGAGCGGTCTGGCCGGCGACGAGGCCCGCCTGCAGCGCCTGTGGGACGCGTTGCAGGCGGAGTACCATCGCAGCGTGCGCCTGGTGACCCAGGTGCTCGGTCATGAGGCCTTGCTCGCGGACGATCCGACTCTGCGGCGCTCGATCGCCGTGCGCAATCCCTATGTCGACCCGATCAACTATCTGCAGGTCGACTTGCTGCGGCGCCACCGGGCCAGTGGCGAGGCGCTCGACCCGGCCCTGCGGGATGCGTTGAAGCTGAGCGTCAGTGGCATCGCCGCCGGCCTGAAGAACACGGGCTAG
- a CDS encoding exonuclease domain-containing protein yields the protein MPSEWEGLIQAAGRGERFHVVDTETTGSAPPSARVIEVACLTLQHGRVVGRFESLIDPGRPIPEFITRLTGITSAMVRGQPRAQATMEAFRAHLAAAPGHFVAHNAGFDARFLQFEFEQAGLSWPFNGRYCTVQLSRRCNPHLRRHNLDSLVAYYEVPMQARHRAMADVEATAIAFWHMVRELAQTEGLRLPPLQGLPVSPASAAPCAETAVPEPSCDVSPDQRLLQVIERESRSLAAMLAQQGRIDVPQSDGTLPIALRAPLLARLGDRRAALLAQAVREVYGSTVRVQLTPMP from the coding sequence ATGCCAAGCGAGTGGGAAGGGCTGATACAGGCCGCCGGGCGAGGCGAGCGATTCCACGTTGTCGACACCGAGACCACCGGCAGCGCCCCGCCTTCCGCCCGGGTGATCGAGGTGGCCTGCCTGACCTTGCAGCACGGGCGCGTGGTTGGCCGTTTCGAAAGCCTGATCGACCCGGGACGACCGATTCCAGAGTTCATCACGCGCCTGACCGGCATCACCAGCGCGATGGTGCGTGGTCAACCACGCGCGCAGGCCACCATGGAAGCCTTCCGTGCCCACCTGGCGGCCGCACCCGGCCATTTCGTGGCGCACAATGCCGGCTTCGATGCCCGCTTCTTGCAGTTTGAATTCGAGCAGGCCGGACTGAGCTGGCCCTTCAACGGACGCTATTGCACGGTGCAACTGTCGCGGCGCTGCAACCCGCACCTGCGCCGGCACAACCTGGACAGCCTGGTGGCCTACTACGAGGTTCCGATGCAAGCCCGCCATCGCGCGATGGCAGACGTCGAGGCCACGGCGATCGCCTTCTGGCACATGGTGCGGGAACTGGCGCAGACCGAGGGCCTCCGTCTGCCGCCGCTGCAGGGCCTGCCGGTCTCACCCGCGAGTGCCGCGCCATGCGCCGAGACGGCCGTGCCCGAGCCCTCCTGCGACGTCTCGCCCGACCAGCGCCTGCTGCAGGTCATCGAGCGAGAAAGCCGCAGCCTGGCGGCCATGCTGGCCCAGCAAGGCCGCATCGACGTCCCGCAATCGGACGGCACGCTGCCGATCGCGCTGCGAGCGCCCCTGCTCGCCCGGCTGGGGGACCGCCGCGCCGCGCTACTCGCGCAAGCCGTGCGCGAGGTCTACGGCAGCACCGTGCGGGTGCAACTGACCCCGATGCCCTAG
- a CDS encoding SMP-30/gluconolactonase/LRE family protein, whose amino-acid sequence MVQRALVTLPLVCATLLLACQASPGMKPSAVSADAVKAGKGGKLIGQDGNNVVSDRGAALIGMDGATLRTVVGSVKAPLSLKASGGVTLISDRGLGIISDRGSNLVSDRTSGLVAHVPRLVGTRDLSRPSDAARAGALRHVLQQAAPLAEGLAVGARVYLADAAGQRILGLPEGRTDANGQFQIANVPRDYTFVVVAEVPTEAGRTAKLQTIVRPAALPSAVTLEAASTLVAAGVLKGLVGQDMGQFNPASFQTVVEATRRNLTPQELPDLTDRLAVERQMSALAARIEGLEASLEAMRKDLRAVEKSLEELKRELATRPSGEATPLTGTPASDLPATPTARPSAAQTVAPTQVATATPSPSAQPTPTPTPAPGSAETWQVTTVAGVGQQGAAAGSLASAWFNQPQGVDLDANGRIFVQETMRVWLLDADKASVYASTDFPFTGLALNGSGALYLSMSQGVWLAGYALYPVAGDQSEAGHANAGGKLARFTTPGALLVDYQGNLLVADTGNHRIRKVALIDQSNAVSDLAGGPLGSADGAALNGAQFNAPNGLALDPAGHLLVADTGNHRIRRIADGVVTTLAGSSEGFADGTGTEARFNRPRGLAVDAQGNLYVADSYNNRIRKVTPQGVVTTVAGAAPSGKLDGPGLDARFFRPSDVAVGPGGVLYVADTGNNLVRKLTPRP is encoded by the coding sequence GTGGTTCAACGCGCTCTGGTCACGCTTCCACTGGTCTGCGCCACCTTGTTGCTGGCTTGCCAGGCATCCCCCGGAATGAAGCCGTCTGCCGTTTCCGCCGACGCCGTCAAAGCCGGCAAGGGGGGCAAACTCATCGGTCAGGACGGCAACAACGTCGTGAGCGACCGCGGAGCCGCGCTGATCGGGATGGACGGCGCCACGCTGCGCACGGTGGTCGGGTCGGTGAAGGCGCCGCTCAGCCTGAAGGCCAGTGGAGGCGTGACGCTGATCTCGGACCGCGGGCTGGGCATCATCTCGGACCGCGGAAGCAACCTGGTGTCGGATCGCACCAGTGGCTTGGTGGCCCACGTGCCGCGGCTGGTCGGGACGCGCGACCTCAGCCGCCCCTCGGACGCGGCCCGTGCGGGAGCGCTTCGCCACGTGCTGCAGCAAGCCGCGCCCCTCGCAGAAGGGCTCGCGGTGGGCGCCCGCGTGTACCTGGCGGATGCGGCCGGACAGCGCATCCTCGGGTTGCCGGAGGGGCGGACCGATGCCAACGGCCAGTTCCAGATCGCCAACGTGCCCAGGGATTACACCTTCGTGGTGGTGGCCGAGGTGCCCACGGAAGCAGGGCGGACGGCCAAACTCCAGACGATCGTGCGGCCTGCGGCCCTGCCCAGCGCAGTCACGCTCGAAGCGGCCTCGACCCTGGTGGCGGCCGGGGTGCTGAAGGGCCTGGTCGGTCAGGACATGGGGCAATTCAATCCGGCCAGTTTCCAGACCGTCGTCGAGGCGACGCGCCGCAACCTGACGCCTCAGGAGCTGCCCGACCTGACGGACCGCCTGGCGGTGGAGCGCCAGATGAGCGCCTTGGCTGCTCGCATCGAGGGCCTGGAGGCCAGCCTGGAAGCCATGCGCAAGGACCTCCGCGCGGTCGAAAAGTCGCTGGAGGAACTCAAGCGGGAACTGGCCACGCGGCCTTCGGGCGAGGCCACGCCGCTCACCGGAACCCCTGCCTCGGACCTGCCGGCGACGCCCACTGCCCGCCCGAGTGCCGCGCAGACGGTCGCCCCCACTCAGGTTGCCACCGCCACGCCATCGCCGTCGGCCCAACCGACCCCGACCCCGACGCCAGCGCCAGGCTCTGCCGAGACCTGGCAGGTCACCACGGTGGCCGGCGTGGGCCAACAGGGGGCGGCAGCGGGCAGTCTGGCCTCGGCCTGGTTCAATCAACCGCAGGGGGTCGACCTGGATGCCAATGGGCGCATCTTCGTGCAAGAAACCATGAGGGTTTGGCTGCTGGATGCGGACAAGGCGTCGGTGTATGCCAGCACCGATTTCCCCTTCACGGGTCTTGCCCTGAATGGTTCCGGCGCCTTGTATCTGAGCATGTCCCAGGGCGTCTGGCTGGCTGGCTACGCGCTGTACCCGGTCGCAGGCGACCAGAGCGAGGCGGGCCACGCCAATGCGGGGGGAAAGCTCGCCCGCTTCACCACGCCGGGGGCCTTGCTGGTCGATTACCAGGGCAACCTGCTCGTCGCCGACACCGGCAATCACCGCATTCGCAAGGTGGCCCTGATCGACCAGTCGAATGCCGTCTCGGATCTGGCAGGAGGCCCGCTGGGCAGTGCCGATGGCGCCGCCTTGAATGGCGCCCAATTCAATGCGCCGAACGGCCTGGCCCTCGACCCTGCCGGTCACTTGCTGGTGGCTGACACCGGCAACCATCGCATCCGGCGCATCGCGGACGGGGTCGTGACCACGCTGGCCGGTAGTTCTGAAGGGTTTGCGGATGGCACGGGCACGGAAGCCCGTTTCAACCGCCCCCGCGGCCTCGCGGTGGATGCCCAGGGCAACCTCTACGTGGCGGACAGTTACAACAACCGCATTCGCAAGGTGACGCCGCAAGGCGTCGTCACCACCGTGGCCGGGGCTGCCCCCTCGGGCAAGCTGGATGGTCCCGGCCTTGACGCTCGCTTTTTCAGGCCGTCCGACGTGGCCGTGGGCCCAGGGGGCGTGTTGTACGTGGCTGACACGGGCAACAACCTCGTGCGGAAGCTCACGCCCCGCCCATGA
- a CDS encoding YdiU family protein: MTQEKTNPAFDAGTQAWGGPGWLAFDNRFVRELPVDPRSDLGSRQVRGALSSRVAPTPVAAPRLLAHAAEVADMLAIPADYVRHPDFAEVFAGNRLLPGMEPIATNYGGHQFGVWAGQLGDGRAISLGECLLPSGERWELQLKGAGPTPYSRGSDGRAVLRSSVREFLCSEAMHHLGVPTTRALSLVATGDAVVRDMFYDGHPRPEPGAIVCRVAPSFIRFGHFELLAARGETDLLRQLATFTLRRDYPHLSPEGLADDAALTEMFREVCTRTARMVAAWMRVGFVHGVMNTDNMSILGLTIDYGPYGWLEDFDPNWTPNTTDAGQRRYAFGQQPQVALWNLTRLAEALAPLFDRPERLQEGLDAYVDTFNQATREHLAGKLGLRALREGDLALARELDTLMQRGEVDMTLFYRGLIQLDLEEPRPEALGEVFYSDAKRQAVWADLSNWLERYARRVQSEAWLSAERQALMRLANPRYVLRNYLAQEAIDQAEAGDPSGIERLLQVLRAPCEDQPEHARLAALRPEWARHAAGCSMLSCSS; the protein is encoded by the coding sequence ATGACACAGGAGAAGACCAACCCCGCTTTCGACGCTGGAACCCAAGCTTGGGGAGGGCCCGGGTGGCTCGCTTTCGACAACCGCTTCGTGCGCGAGCTCCCGGTGGATCCGCGTTCGGACCTCGGCAGCCGTCAGGTCCGGGGAGCCCTCTCCTCACGGGTGGCGCCGACGCCTGTTGCCGCCCCGCGCCTGCTGGCCCATGCCGCGGAAGTGGCCGACATGCTGGCGATTCCGGCTGACTATGTTCGGCATCCCGACTTCGCCGAAGTCTTTGCCGGGAACCGCCTTCTCCCCGGCATGGAGCCGATTGCCACCAATTACGGGGGCCATCAATTCGGTGTCTGGGCAGGCCAGCTGGGGGATGGTCGGGCCATCTCGCTGGGCGAGTGCCTGCTCCCTTCCGGCGAGCGCTGGGAGCTTCAGTTGAAAGGGGCGGGGCCGACGCCCTATTCGCGTGGTTCGGATGGACGCGCCGTCCTGCGCTCCTCCGTGCGCGAGTTTCTCTGCAGCGAGGCCATGCATCACCTCGGCGTGCCCACCACGCGGGCGCTCAGCCTGGTGGCAACAGGGGACGCGGTCGTGCGCGACATGTTCTATGACGGGCATCCCCGCCCGGAACCTGGGGCGATCGTCTGCCGGGTGGCGCCCTCGTTCATTCGCTTCGGTCATTTCGAATTGCTGGCCGCCCGGGGGGAAACGGACCTGTTGCGCCAGCTGGCGACGTTCACGCTGCGACGGGACTATCCTCATCTGAGCCCTGAGGGGCTGGCGGACGACGCGGCATTGACCGAGATGTTCAGAGAGGTCTGCACCCGCACGGCCCGCATGGTGGCGGCCTGGATGCGGGTGGGCTTCGTGCACGGGGTCATGAACACGGACAACATGTCGATCCTGGGCCTCACGATCGATTATGGACCCTATGGCTGGCTGGAAGACTTCGACCCCAACTGGACTCCCAACACGACCGATGCCGGGCAACGCCGCTATGCCTTTGGCCAGCAACCGCAGGTGGCCCTGTGGAACCTGACCCGTCTGGCGGAGGCGCTGGCCCCTCTATTCGACCGCCCGGAGCGTCTTCAGGAGGGGCTGGATGCCTATGTCGACACCTTCAATCAGGCCACACGCGAACACCTGGCGGGCAAGTTGGGCCTGCGTGCGCTGCGCGAGGGCGATCTGGCCCTCGCGCGTGAGCTGGACACGCTCATGCAGCGCGGTGAGGTCGATATGACCCTGTTCTATCGGGGCTTGATCCAGCTGGACCTGGAGGAGCCTCGACCTGAGGCGCTCGGGGAGGTTTTCTACAGCGACGCCAAGCGCCAGGCCGTCTGGGCGGACCTGTCGAACTGGCTGGAACGCTATGCACGTCGCGTGCAGTCTGAAGCCTGGTTGAGCGCTGAGCGTCAGGCCCTGATGCGGCTTGCCAATCCCCGCTACGTGTTGCGCAATTACCTGGCGCAGGAGGCCATCGATCAGGCCGAAGCGGGCGATCCCTCCGGCATCGAGCGCCTGCTGCAAGTGCTGCGAGCGCCCTGTGAGGACCAGCCCGAGCACGCTCGCCTGGCCGCGCTTCGCCCCGAGTGGGCCCGTCATGCGGCTGGCTGCTCCATGCTGTCTTGCAGCTCTTGA
- a CDS encoding FAD-binding domain-containing protein, producing the protein MQLSLFDRTLPHDETWRRRLRGVDPKAYARTRNSLDGRVTGLSPFITHGFVAPREILATLAERGPLTADDKLVMELGWREFFHHVWEREGARIFRDLRPPVWPGAYARQMPADVLAAASGVPAIDQAVQTLHHTGHLHNHARMWLASYLVHLRKVHWSVGAAWMYAHLLDGDLASNSLSWQWVAGTFSSKPYLFNGANVARYAPASWHSPGTAIDTDYDRLAQLAREAGDVGPEPGERKAADQPENHAVPPLALWDELFVPLVEAGEGWWKPRGEGPRPLREGPWELLHPWDLRSRSALPAWRLGVLHLPFHARFPWSTLRWRFVLTRLASLCDAVWIGDLASLKGLPAGTTATASLNPGYAEHLPQLARLRHVARFTPNPARTMRSFSQFWEVARDQLVWEHGSERQAAN; encoded by the coding sequence ATGCAACTGAGTCTGTTCGACCGCACCCTCCCGCACGATGAGACCTGGCGACGGCGGCTGCGCGGGGTCGACCCCAAGGCGTACGCCCGCACCCGCAACAGCCTGGATGGTCGGGTGACCGGGCTCTCCCCGTTCATCACGCACGGCTTCGTGGCGCCGCGGGAAATTCTGGCGACGCTGGCTGAACGAGGACCGCTGACGGCCGACGACAAGCTGGTGATGGAATTGGGCTGGCGCGAATTTTTCCATCACGTGTGGGAGCGCGAAGGAGCTCGCATCTTCCGCGATCTGCGCCCACCGGTCTGGCCGGGAGCCTACGCGCGGCAAATGCCAGCAGACGTGCTGGCGGCTGCCAGCGGCGTGCCCGCGATCGATCAGGCCGTGCAAACGCTCCACCACACCGGACACCTGCACAACCACGCCCGCATGTGGCTGGCCTCCTACCTGGTACACCTGCGCAAGGTCCACTGGTCGGTCGGAGCCGCCTGGATGTACGCCCATTTGCTCGATGGCGACCTGGCAAGCAACAGCCTCAGCTGGCAATGGGTGGCCGGCACCTTCTCGAGCAAACCCTACCTGTTCAATGGCGCCAACGTGGCGCGCTACGCCCCTGCCAGCTGGCACAGCCCGGGCACGGCGATCGACACGGATTACGACCGCCTGGCCCAGCTGGCTCGGGAAGCCGGCGATGTCGGCCCTGAGCCAGGCGAGCGAAAGGCAGCGGACCAGCCTGAAAACCACGCCGTGCCACCTCTGGCGCTGTGGGACGAGCTGTTCGTGCCGCTCGTCGAGGCCGGTGAAGGCTGGTGGAAGCCTCGCGGGGAGGGCCCACGCCCCCTGCGGGAAGGCCCCTGGGAACTGTTGCACCCGTGGGATCTGCGCAGCCGCAGCGCCTTGCCCGCCTGGCGTCTGGGGGTCTTGCACCTGCCCTTCCACGCCCGATTTCCCTGGAGCACCCTGCGCTGGCGCTTCGTGCTGACCCGCCTCGCCAGTCTCTGCGATGCGGTCTGGATCGGCGACCTGGCGAGCCTGAAGGGACTGCCGGCAGGTACGACCGCGACGGCAAGCCTGAATCCCGGCTACGCCGAACACCTGCCGCAACTGGCGCGCCTGCGACACGTGGCACGCTTCACCCCCAACCCGGCGCGGACGATGCGTTCCTTCAGCCAGTTCTGGGAGGTGGCGCGCGACCAGCTGGTCTGGGAACACGGTTCAGAGCGCCAGGCCGCGAATTGA
- a CDS encoding FAD-dependent oxidoreductase, producing the protein MMPASPTIAIVGGGMAGLSCAQRLRRMGHDVQVFDKGRGPGGRVCTRHDATAGNFDHGAQFVTVRDPDFEIWINEGIATGSVARAAWRLRRPDREPGDREDPTRWVGSPSMSALAQALVQNLSIERGVRIVGLQRHGQDWYLDAEGGQRWGPFTQVVLAVPAPQAHELLEPVAPSLAARVAQARMAPCWALMVSWDEPLDLPFDAMEAEHPVLAWVARDASKPGRDSGERWVLHAGASWSHTHLEAPAEDVVAPLLAAFDDWAGQALPAPRHARAHRWRYAKVVEALGVQGLLDEGLGLAACGDWCRGSRVEDAWLSGWHTAAWLHRAALPRVA; encoded by the coding sequence ATGATGCCCGCCTCCCCAACCATCGCCATCGTGGGTGGCGGAATGGCCGGTCTTTCCTGTGCCCAGCGCCTGAGGCGGATGGGTCACGACGTGCAGGTGTTCGACAAGGGTCGAGGCCCCGGGGGCCGGGTCTGCACCCGTCACGACGCCACAGCCGGCAACTTCGACCACGGGGCTCAGTTCGTGACCGTGCGGGACCCCGACTTCGAGATCTGGATCAATGAGGGCATCGCGACCGGCAGCGTGGCGCGCGCTGCCTGGCGGCTGAGACGCCCGGATCGCGAGCCCGGCGATCGGGAAGACCCGACCCGCTGGGTGGGCAGTCCGTCGATGAGCGCCTTGGCCCAGGCCCTGGTCCAGAATCTCTCGATCGAACGGGGTGTCCGCATCGTGGGCCTGCAGCGGCATGGCCAGGATTGGTATCTGGACGCGGAGGGAGGGCAGCGCTGGGGCCCCTTCACCCAGGTGGTGCTGGCCGTGCCCGCGCCGCAGGCCCACGAGCTGCTGGAGCCGGTCGCCCCGAGTCTGGCCGCCCGCGTGGCCCAGGCCCGCATGGCCCCGTGCTGGGCTCTCATGGTCTCCTGGGACGAGCCGCTGGATTTGCCTTTCGACGCCATGGAGGCCGAACATCCCGTGTTGGCCTGGGTCGCACGGGACGCCAGCAAGCCGGGACGCGACTCGGGCGAGCGGTGGGTGCTGCATGCCGGCGCATCGTGGTCCCACACGCACCTGGAAGCGCCGGCAGAGGACGTGGTGGCTCCCCTGCTCGCCGCCTTCGACGACTGGGCGGGGCAGGCACTGCCGGCGCCCCGCCACGCACGCGCCCACCGCTGGCGCTACGCCAAGGTGGTTGAGGCGCTCGGGGTGCAAGGGCTGCTGGATGAGGGTCTGGGGTTGGCGGCCTGCGGGGACTGGTGCCGAGGCTCGCGCGTCGAGGACGCCTGGCTTTCGGGCTGGCACACCGCTGCTTGGCTGCATCGCGCGGCCCTGCCGAGGGTGGCGTGA